From a region of the Nitrospiraceae bacterium genome:
- the tig gene encoding trigger factor yields MKMEVTELGPMKRALKIEVPADEVNLRFKTAYSELNRQVRIPGFRPGKAPLHLLEQRYAKSVEEDVIRSLVPDYYDRAVRQAGIVPVLVEIPPLERVKIKKDTPFTFTATVEIKPTFELRDYKAPNPISLKKDERTVSDEQVQKALDVLREQMAQLHPAPETAALSEGDYAVLDITGTLDGQPLEGTKKEGHLHKVGSKAAVLGIDIEPHLLGKKQGETITIPQAYPPTHPDARVAGKTVTFTCTVKSIKQKQLPKLDDEFAKDCGPYQSLDEIRTKLRTEIERALARDVEESYKDTILKRLSETHHFDLPETLVERELSAMVRQQLQSRQRQADEPTDPTASSRTEEITKLQTDYRPEAERRVKVSLVLEAIAEKEGLSVTNEDFNAEISRLAAEVKLSVEEITRMIQAGGRDSIDDLKSRILADKALDFVYRHAMIQG; encoded by the coding sequence ATGAAGATGGAAGTGACAGAGCTTGGCCCGATGAAACGGGCTCTAAAAATTGAAGTGCCCGCCGACGAAGTCAATCTGCGATTCAAAACTGCCTATTCCGAGCTGAACCGACAAGTCCGAATTCCGGGGTTCCGGCCTGGCAAGGCGCCGTTGCATCTCCTCGAACAACGCTACGCCAAGTCTGTTGAAGAAGATGTCATCCGCAGCCTGGTTCCAGACTATTATGATCGCGCCGTCCGTCAAGCAGGGATCGTTCCGGTGCTGGTTGAAATTCCTCCGCTCGAGCGGGTCAAGATCAAGAAAGATACGCCCTTTACGTTTACTGCAACCGTAGAGATCAAACCTACATTCGAGCTGCGGGACTACAAAGCACCGAATCCGATCTCCCTCAAGAAGGATGAGCGAACGGTCAGCGACGAACAAGTGCAGAAGGCGCTCGATGTGCTGCGGGAACAGATGGCGCAGTTGCATCCGGCACCCGAGACTGCTGCACTATCCGAAGGGGACTACGCGGTCCTCGACATCACCGGTACTCTCGATGGCCAGCCGCTTGAAGGAACTAAGAAGGAAGGCCATCTACACAAGGTAGGCTCAAAGGCCGCGGTCCTCGGGATCGATATCGAACCACACCTGCTGGGCAAGAAGCAGGGCGAGACGATCACCATCCCCCAGGCCTATCCTCCGACCCACCCAGACGCGCGTGTGGCTGGAAAGACGGTGACGTTCACCTGCACCGTGAAGTCGATCAAGCAGAAACAACTTCCCAAACTTGACGACGAGTTCGCCAAAGACTGCGGCCCATACCAATCATTGGATGAGATTCGCACCAAGTTGCGCACGGAAATCGAGCGCGCCCTTGCAAGAGACGTCGAGGAATCATACAAAGATACGATCTTGAAGCGACTCTCCGAGACACACCACTTCGACCTCCCGGAAACCCTCGTGGAGCGCGAACTCTCCGCCATGGTGCGGCAGCAACTCCAGAGCCGGCAGCGTCAGGCCGATGAGCCGACGGATCCCACCGCGTCGTCCCGAACCGAAGAAATCACTAAGCTTCAGACTGACTATCGTCCGGAGGCCGAACGCCGCGTGAAGGTCAGTTTGGTTCTGGAAGCCATCGCAGAGAAAGAAGGGCTCTCCGTCACGAACGAAGATTTCAATGCAGAGATTTCTCGTCTGGCCGCCGAAGTGAAACTCTCAGTCGAGGAAATTACCCGCATGATTCAGGCGGGAGGACGGGACTCGATTGATGACCTCAAGTCCAGAATTCTGGCGGACAAGGCGCTGGACTTCGTATATCGCCACGCCATGATCCAAGGGTAA
- a CDS encoding ABC transporter substrate-binding protein yields MKTMSRRQFLRLSAATGGAMVLGTLSLPDFWRLRPLNQVHAAEPIKIGILDPLSSPYKTSSIHDVHGANVAVDLFNKRGGVLGRQVMILEADDASNPQAAVKAAMKFIKEDRVDVLMGTFNGDVALAVSEIAKQERKLFMVTGSYVPDLTGAKCESHTFVFMPSARMLAQAVVPHLVKAYGNKWYAITADTFDGRAADHAMAEALRGAGGEIIGSATTTFGTTDFTNAMTDAKNAKPQGILLNLYGWDLVNALKAYSKLELAKEKIGVGGMISGEQIGRPLGYANNAGIWGLIWDPKINTEGSRRFIQGVVEKYNHTPTSRCYLGYAAMTQILEAIQRAGTTEASALIKALDGHEFDGLKEGRSYFRATDHQHVQDVLVGEAFGKELGLGHYRILATVSGETVAGSPESSLCHL; encoded by the coding sequence ATGAAAACCATGTCGCGCCGACAATTCTTGCGCCTCTCCGCTGCCACGGGCGGGGCGATGGTGCTGGGAACTCTCTCCCTTCCAGACTTCTGGCGGTTGCGGCCACTAAATCAGGTTCATGCCGCCGAACCGATTAAGATCGGAATCCTCGATCCGCTTTCGAGCCCCTATAAGACTTCCTCGATTCATGATGTCCACGGCGCCAATGTGGCGGTGGATTTGTTCAATAAACGAGGCGGGGTGTTAGGGCGACAAGTCATGATACTTGAGGCCGACGATGCCTCCAACCCACAGGCGGCCGTGAAGGCAGCCATGAAGTTCATCAAGGAAGACCGTGTCGATGTCCTGATGGGCACATTCAACGGGGACGTGGCGTTGGCAGTGTCTGAGATTGCTAAGCAGGAACGGAAATTATTCATGGTCACCGGTTCCTACGTTCCGGACCTGACCGGGGCAAAATGTGAGAGCCATACATTTGTGTTCATGCCGAGTGCCAGAATGCTAGCGCAGGCGGTGGTGCCTCATCTGGTGAAGGCTTATGGAAACAAGTGGTATGCCATTACGGCCGACACATTCGACGGACGGGCCGCCGATCATGCTATGGCGGAGGCGCTCAGAGGGGCTGGGGGAGAAATCATCGGCTCTGCGACGACAACTTTCGGAACGACCGATTTCACCAACGCCATGACGGATGCCAAGAATGCGAAACCGCAGGGGATCCTCCTCAATTTATATGGCTGGGATCTCGTCAACGCGCTCAAGGCCTACAGCAAACTGGAGTTGGCCAAGGAGAAGATAGGAGTCGGAGGCATGATCAGCGGCGAACAGATCGGACGCCCGCTCGGATATGCCAACAACGCCGGAATCTGGGGGCTCATCTGGGATCCCAAGATCAATACGGAGGGTTCCCGTCGATTCATTCAAGGCGTCGTCGAGAAGTACAACCATACCCCGACGTCGCGCTGCTATTTGGGCTATGCCGCGATGACCCAAATCCTAGAAGCGATTCAACGTGCGGGCACGACCGAGGCGAGCGCGCTGATCAAAGCGCTCGATGGGCATGAGTTCGATGGGCTCAAGGAAGGGCGTTCCTATTTCCGTGCGACAGACCATCAGCACGTGCAAGATGTTCTGGTCGGTGAGGCTTTTGGAAAAGAACTTGGACTTGGCCACTACAGGATCCTGGCCACGGTGTCTGGCGAAACGG
- a CDS encoding HEAT repeat domain-containing protein — translation MKRLSSLAASAAILFGAITGAWAYRDYFTEEQKAQLSRIQTVLVEALVLSEKGPGDPREFADVIARRLSSLGYTVVTDSAKPHDVVFRVKCEQRKTWEGTASSGGDNDLPDAPSRLWKGPACQLTYALGGMKVRWQKEVRTDFEDAGKAAQVAQAGDAAPYAMAALREGLEKYEFPLLLAAEWGQPDRLLKVLDSSDTSQARKLKVIALLGEMQADTALPKLREALQDRDLANQALVAMGNMGKDGVPLLVEMLDSAPQIELQAAAAKGLGQLGGIHGDASVVLPLLAKLQDPKTDWAVLTEVAWALGKIPDKRSIQPLYDLDKKLQAIRDPDNMALKRLKEAVFWAIKQCDTWDQYS, via the coding sequence ATGAAGCGGCTATCAAGTCTTGCGGCGAGTGCGGCCATCCTGTTCGGCGCCATAACCGGTGCCTGGGCCTATCGTGACTACTTCACCGAAGAGCAAAAAGCCCAACTCAGCCGAATTCAGACCGTGCTCGTGGAGGCCCTGGTGTTGTCCGAGAAGGGGCCAGGCGATCCGCGTGAGTTTGCCGACGTCATCGCGCGCCGGCTATCCAGCCTGGGCTATACCGTCGTAACCGATTCAGCTAAGCCCCATGATGTGGTCTTCCGTGTGAAATGTGAGCAACGGAAGACGTGGGAAGGTACGGCTTCTTCCGGGGGAGACAATGATCTCCCCGATGCACCGTCCCGTTTGTGGAAGGGGCCTGCTTGTCAGCTGACCTATGCCTTGGGCGGGATGAAGGTCCGATGGCAGAAGGAGGTCCGCACCGACTTCGAGGATGCAGGGAAAGCGGCGCAGGTGGCCCAGGCTGGAGACGCAGCTCCCTATGCGATGGCTGCGCTGCGCGAGGGGCTCGAGAAGTATGAATTTCCCCTGTTACTGGCGGCTGAATGGGGACAGCCGGACCGGTTACTCAAGGTGCTGGATTCTTCCGACACATCACAGGCCCGAAAGCTGAAAGTTATTGCCCTTCTCGGTGAGATGCAAGCTGATACCGCTCTGCCGAAACTGCGGGAAGCGCTGCAGGATCGCGATTTGGCTAACCAGGCCTTGGTCGCCATGGGAAACATGGGGAAGGATGGCGTTCCCTTGCTTGTCGAAATGCTGGATTCAGCTCCGCAGATCGAACTTCAAGCGGCGGCGGCTAAGGGGCTCGGGCAGTTGGGTGGAATACATGGCGATGCGTCAGTCGTGTTGCCGCTGCTCGCGAAGCTGCAGGACCCCAAGACCGATTGGGCCGTGTTGACGGAGGTGGCGTGGGCCCTCGGCAAGATCCCCGACAAGCGGTCTATTCAGCCGCTATACGACCTCGACAAGAAACTTCAGGCAATCAGGGATCCTGATAATATGGCCCTCAAGCGACTAAAAGAGGCAGTATTTTGGGCTATTAAGCAATGTGATACGTGGGACCAATACAGTTAA